Proteins from a genomic interval of Luteibacter pinisoli:
- a CDS encoding response regulator, with the protein MNIIVVEDDERLGAAIKRALEQLTHAVMWLRTGNEALEALRQENVDLVLLDLGLPNKDGVQVLREARRAGILTPVLVMTARDSIESRVEGLDAGADDYLVKPFHLDELAARIRSLARRAQGLADNLIEAGRLRLDVGRMEMAVDGERVELTRREFALIHVLMERAGRIVRRDTIERSVYGTESDVGPNALEVLVHALRRKLGTDSIRTVRGFGYMVPLDPA; encoded by the coding sequence ATGAACATCATCGTGGTCGAAGACGACGAACGGCTGGGCGCGGCGATCAAGCGTGCGCTGGAGCAGCTGACGCATGCGGTGATGTGGCTGCGCACGGGCAATGAGGCGCTGGAAGCCCTTCGCCAGGAGAACGTGGACCTGGTGCTGCTGGACCTGGGCCTGCCGAACAAGGATGGCGTGCAGGTGCTGCGCGAGGCCCGCCGGGCGGGCATCCTCACGCCGGTGCTGGTGATGACCGCCCGCGACAGCATCGAATCGCGGGTAGAGGGGCTGGATGCCGGCGCCGACGATTACCTGGTGAAGCCTTTCCACCTGGATGAACTGGCGGCGCGGATCCGTTCCCTGGCCCGTCGCGCGCAGGGCCTTGCGGATAATCTCATCGAGGCGGGCCGCCTGCGACTCGACGTCGGGCGCATGGAGATGGCCGTGGACGGCGAGCGCGTCGAGCTCACCCGTCGCGAATTCGCGTTGATCCACGTGCTGATGGAGCGGGCAGGGCGCATCGTCCGCCGCGACACCATCGAGCGCTCCGTCTACGGCACGGAATCCGATGTGGGCCCCAATGCGCTCGAAGTGCTGGTCCACGCATTACGGCGAAAGCTGGGCACGGACAGCATCCGCACCGTACGCGGATTCGGCTACATGGTGCCGCTGGACCCCGCGTGA
- a CDS encoding ATP-binding protein, producing MTGDSLQRRLRRRVALAVLAVLLPLGLLAALRTISELNELSDVRLRQTAETLDALLRQTGVTAFPNSRKLEGLPAVPVIANGFGPASTYEAEVGYRVTGSDGDILLVTDNMHELPRNLATDGRIVSLQVHRRRWHVYTRTDPTLGVTISVAERHDSRRDVTNAVAMERTLPILIGLPLMFLALRWAVKRGLRPLDKLAGVLATRHAGTREPIVIPDSPREITPIVDALNAQIQRIETALERERRYSADVAHELRTPIAATMINLDSAHAFAADDVAAASLPEALESLRMLDRRTDQLLVLARLDDHAHIPLDRVDLARLVRDVVAEWSPTVDCSRFALELALPPDTVVVPGYPTALSAMVRNLLENAARHAPVQGHVRIAIHVDRGEAVLDVVDDGPGIPATQRTAVFTRFHRESAGLADGFGVGLSIVQRVAQLHRASVTLEDAPWGRGLQVRVRLPLRA from the coding sequence GTGACGGGTGATTCGCTCCAGCGTCGCCTGCGCCGCCGCGTGGCCCTGGCCGTGCTGGCCGTGCTGCTGCCGCTGGGCCTGCTGGCCGCGCTGCGGACCATCTCCGAACTCAACGAACTCTCCGACGTCCGCCTCAGGCAGACCGCCGAGACGCTGGACGCCTTGCTGCGCCAGACCGGCGTCACCGCCTTTCCGAACAGCCGGAAGCTGGAGGGCCTGCCGGCCGTGCCGGTCATCGCGAACGGGTTCGGTCCGGCGTCAACCTACGAAGCCGAAGTGGGCTACCGGGTCACCGGCAGCGACGGCGACATCCTGCTCGTCACGGACAACATGCACGAGCTGCCGCGCAACCTCGCCACGGACGGCCGGATTGTTTCGCTGCAGGTGCACCGTCGCCGCTGGCACGTCTATACGCGTACCGATCCGACCCTGGGCGTGACGATCAGCGTGGCCGAACGCCATGACTCGCGCCGTGATGTCACCAACGCGGTGGCGATGGAACGGACGCTGCCCATCCTCATCGGCCTTCCGCTGATGTTTCTCGCCCTGCGCTGGGCCGTGAAGCGTGGCCTGCGTCCGCTCGATAAACTGGCCGGGGTCCTCGCGACGCGCCACGCTGGCACGCGCGAGCCGATCGTGATTCCCGATTCACCACGCGAGATCACCCCGATCGTCGATGCGCTCAATGCACAGATCCAGCGCATCGAAACAGCCCTGGAACGCGAACGACGCTATAGCGCCGATGTCGCGCACGAGCTCCGCACGCCGATCGCCGCGACCATGATCAACCTCGACAGCGCGCACGCATTTGCTGCCGACGACGTCGCCGCGGCGTCCTTGCCCGAAGCACTGGAAAGCCTGCGCATGCTCGACCGGCGCACCGACCAGCTGCTGGTGCTTGCCCGCCTGGACGATCATGCCCATATCCCGCTGGACCGCGTGGACCTGGCCCGGCTCGTGCGCGATGTCGTGGCGGAGTGGTCCCCCACGGTCGATTGCTCGCGCTTCGCACTGGAGCTCGCGTTACCGCCTGACACCGTGGTCGTACCGGGCTATCCCACCGCGCTGTCGGCGATGGTGCGCAATCTCCTGGAAAACGCGGCGCGCCATGCGCCTGTGCAAGGCCATGTGCGCATCGCCATCCACGTCGATCGGGGCGAAGCGGTGCTGGATGTCGTCGATGACGGTCCGGGCATTCCTGCCACGCAGCGCACGGCCGTCTTTACACGCTTCCACCGCGAATCCGCCGGCCTCGCCGACGGCTTTGGCGTGGGCCTGTCGATCGTGCAACGCGTGGCGCAACTGCACCGCGCCTCGGTCACCCTCGAAGACGCGCCGTGGGGGCGGGGGTTGCAGGTGCGTGTGCGCCTGCCGCTGAGGGCTTAG
- a CDS encoding glycosyltransferase family 9 protein yields MSSIVAAQRTTASTDAKRAPMHGRLQAFRRRAVAWLVRRALPGASNRVPPGELPRAGIQRILVCRPNHRLGNTLMVTPLLAELEARFPGAEVDVLGSGGATRGVFAGYASIGEFFLLERRALRHPIATVNTLRRLRSKRYDLVIDAASGSSSGRLAAGMAQARFQVSVEGTPDAPVHFAARPVHALRVALGDTSGVTPPLDLRLSDAERAKGAERLARVLNAAQGSDAPVMAIFPNATGAKRQDTAWWQAFLGALFARIGERRVVELVAADGISRLDNAYPTYFTSDPRKLAAFIDAAGSYISADCGVMHLAAATQATTIGLFSRTDPKRYAPYGHGNAGVTCEDGCPERTAARVAALLGG; encoded by the coding sequence ATGTCCTCGATCGTCGCTGCCCAACGCACCACGGCTTCCACGGATGCGAAGCGCGCCCCCATGCATGGTCGCCTGCAGGCATTCCGCCGCCGGGCCGTGGCCTGGCTGGTGCGTCGCGCCCTGCCTGGCGCGTCGAACCGCGTGCCGCCGGGCGAGCTGCCACGTGCGGGCATCCAGCGCATTCTCGTATGCCGACCCAACCACCGGCTGGGCAATACGCTGATGGTGACCCCGCTGCTTGCCGAACTGGAAGCACGTTTCCCGGGCGCGGAGGTGGACGTGCTGGGTTCCGGCGGCGCCACGCGCGGCGTCTTCGCCGGCTACGCCTCCATCGGCGAGTTCTTCCTTCTCGAGCGGCGCGCGCTGCGCCACCCCATCGCCACCGTGAACACGCTGCGCCGGCTTCGTTCGAAGCGCTATGACCTGGTGATCGACGCCGCCTCCGGCTCGTCATCGGGGCGGCTGGCCGCCGGCATGGCGCAGGCGCGCTTCCAGGTGAGCGTGGAAGGCACGCCAGACGCGCCCGTGCACTTTGCCGCGCGCCCGGTGCACGCGCTACGCGTGGCGCTGGGCGATACCAGCGGTGTGACGCCGCCGCTGGATCTCCGGCTGAGCGACGCGGAACGAGCGAAGGGCGCGGAGCGTCTCGCCCGCGTGCTGAACGCCGCCCAGGGCAGCGATGCCCCGGTGATGGCCATTTTTCCCAACGCCACCGGCGCCAAGCGCCAGGACACGGCGTGGTGGCAAGCGTTCCTTGGCGCGTTGTTCGCACGCATCGGCGAGCGCCGCGTGGTCGAGCTCGTCGCTGCCGACGGCATCTCGCGGCTGGACAACGCGTATCCCACGTACTTCACCAGCGACCCGCGCAAGCTCGCCGCGTTCATCGACGCCGCGGGGTCGTACATCAGTGCGGACTGCGGGGTGATGCACCTCGCGGCCGCGACCCAAGCCACCACGATCGGCCTGTTCAGTCGCACCGATCCGAAGCGCTATGCGCCGTATGGCCACGGCAATGCGGGCGTGACGTGCGAAGACGGCTGCCCCGAGCGCACGGCCGCACGCGTCGCTGCCTTGCTCGGCGGCTAA
- a CDS encoding RidA family protein translates to MGGPLANAAGAEARLVALGISLPPPPSPFGKYVEAVRVGNMVYFSGMLPAVGHDLPLLGRVGEALNVAEGRKAAEMAALSALAAAKAFLGSLDRVTAVAKLGIYIATVGDFREHPAIADGASELMAAVFGDDKLAPRVVLGMASLPLGVPVELEVLLEVAD, encoded by the coding sequence ATGGGCGGCCCGCTGGCGAATGCGGCGGGCGCCGAGGCGCGGCTGGTGGCGCTGGGCATTTCCCTGCCTCCGCCGCCGTCGCCCTTCGGCAAGTACGTCGAGGCGGTGCGCGTCGGCAACATGGTCTACTTCAGCGGGATGCTCCCCGCCGTGGGCCACGACCTGCCCCTGCTCGGACGCGTTGGCGAGGCACTGAACGTGGCGGAGGGCCGCAAGGCCGCCGAGATGGCCGCGCTGAGTGCCCTCGCTGCTGCGAAAGCGTTCCTCGGTTCGCTTGACCGGGTCACCGCCGTGGCGAAGCTGGGCATCTACATCGCTACCGTCGGTGATTTTCGCGAGCATCCGGCCATCGCCGATGGCGCATCGGAACTGATGGCCGCGGTGTTCGGTGACGACAAACTGGCACCGCGCGTGGTGCTCGGCATGGCCAGCCTTCCGCTGGGCGTGCCGGTAGAACTGGAAGTGCTGCTGGAAGTCGCTGACTGA
- a CDS encoding SDR family NAD(P)-dependent oxidoreductase: MNAKTIIVTGASQGIGAGIVKTFLDRGYNVVATSRKVSQSTELPVSDRLVRVDGDVADAATAEAVVQAAVKAFGTVDGLVNNAGIFIAKPFTETTQDDYRQLMAINLDGFVYMTQSVIKQLLAQGTGGSITSITSPLADHPIAGVPAAVAMITKGGIESASLNLAMEYAQQGIRVNTVGPGIVDTPMHANGPKDVLATLSPINGISSVQEVADAVLFLTEAPRVTGEALRVDGGAHLGKW; this comes from the coding sequence ATGAACGCTAAAACCATCATCGTCACTGGCGCTTCGCAGGGCATCGGCGCCGGCATCGTCAAAACCTTCCTCGACCGCGGTTATAACGTGGTCGCCACGTCCCGCAAGGTAAGCCAGTCCACCGAGCTCCCCGTCTCCGACCGCCTCGTGCGCGTTGACGGCGACGTGGCGGACGCCGCCACGGCCGAAGCTGTCGTGCAGGCCGCGGTCAAGGCGTTCGGCACCGTGGACGGCCTGGTCAACAACGCCGGCATCTTCATCGCCAAGCCGTTTACCGAGACCACGCAGGACGATTACCGCCAGCTGATGGCGATCAACCTCGATGGCTTCGTCTACATGACGCAGAGCGTAATCAAGCAGCTCCTGGCCCAGGGCACCGGCGGCAGCATCACCAGCATCACCTCGCCGCTGGCGGACCACCCGATTGCTGGCGTTCCGGCAGCCGTCGCGATGATCACCAAGGGCGGCATCGAGTCGGCGTCGCTGAACCTCGCGATGGAATACGCGCAGCAGGGCATCCGCGTGAACACCGTCGGCCCGGGCATCGTCGATACGCCGATGCACGCCAATGGCCCGAAGGACGTCCTCGCCACGCTGTCGCCGATCAACGGCATCTCCAGCGTGCAGGAAGTAGCTGACGCCGTGCTCTTCCTCACCGAAGCACCGCGCGTTACCGGCGAAGCGCTCCGCGTGGATGGCGGCGCCCACCTGGGTAAGTGGTGA
- a CDS encoding LysR family transcriptional regulator: MLDLNDIAVFVRVAQLGSFSRAAQALGMPVSTVSRRVTALEEELGATLLQRSTRKLSLTAQGRAYYEQCSEPLHELQDAERAVTQTQKAPEGLLRVSVPVILGQAPFFEFVSDFMRAYPRIRVDLYITNAFIDLIGENLDVAIRYGDLHDSALVARRLGTSERYIVATPGYLEGRPKPRIPADLASHECVMINGRNNEAEWVLVKGKQSERVHISGPLSSRDFNSVSSFVYRGHGIGFLPSAYCDEKLAAGELVRLLPEWTSPEFPVHAVYPTRRFTPQRLQVFLEALVAWQSPSWRRA; encoded by the coding sequence ATGCTCGACCTCAACGACATCGCCGTCTTCGTCCGGGTGGCCCAGCTGGGCAGCTTCAGCCGCGCCGCGCAGGCGCTGGGCATGCCGGTCTCCACGGTAAGCCGGCGGGTCACGGCGCTGGAGGAGGAACTGGGGGCCACGCTGCTGCAGCGCTCCACGCGCAAACTCAGCCTGACGGCGCAGGGCAGGGCGTACTACGAGCAGTGCAGCGAGCCCCTGCATGAACTGCAGGACGCCGAGCGCGCGGTCACCCAGACGCAGAAGGCACCCGAAGGACTGCTGCGCGTTTCCGTGCCGGTCATCCTCGGCCAGGCGCCGTTCTTCGAGTTCGTATCCGATTTCATGCGAGCGTACCCGCGCATCCGCGTGGATCTGTACATCACCAACGCGTTCATCGATTTGATCGGTGAGAACCTGGACGTCGCGATTCGCTATGGCGATCTGCACGATTCCGCGCTGGTCGCGCGGCGGTTGGGCACCAGCGAGCGCTACATCGTCGCTACCCCGGGTTACCTCGAAGGCCGTCCAAAGCCTCGCATCCCCGCGGACCTGGCGAGCCACGAGTGCGTCATGATCAACGGCCGCAACAACGAAGCCGAATGGGTGCTGGTGAAGGGAAAGCAGTCCGAGCGCGTGCACATCAGCGGCCCGCTATCGAGTCGCGATTTCAATTCCGTGAGTTCGTTTGTCTATCGCGGCCATGGGATCGGCTTTCTGCCGTCGGCGTATTGCGATGAGAAGCTCGCCGCGGGCGAGCTGGTCCGGCTGCTGCCGGAATGGACGTCACCGGAGTTCCCGGTGCACGCCGTCTATCCCACCCGGCGCTTCACACCCCAACGACTGCAGGTATTCCTGGAGGCGTTGGTGGCATGGCAAAGCCCGTCGTGGCGACGGGCCTGA